Below is a window of Camelina sativa cultivar DH55 chromosome 11, Cs, whole genome shotgun sequence DNA.
TATGCCAATGTTTATGATTCAAATTTGATTTTGCTTCTAACTGTGGTTGTTTGATCATTTGCAGAGATCTGTTCCATCGTCTCCAGGACCAAATTGGCTTCACTCACCAGATAGTTCATCCGGTCTCATTGCCAAGCGAACAATCAGGGTCGATATTCCAGTCGACAGTTACCCCAATGTAAGAATTATCATCTCTacatttgagattatgtgtgtatatatactatCTGGTCGGAATATAACTCTTAAGTTTTCGATATGACAGTTCAACTTTGTTGGTCGTCTTCTGGGTCCTAGAGGAAACTCCCTGAAGCGAGTTGAAGCAAGTACTGATTGCCGTGTTCTTATAAGAGGAAGAGGCAGTATAAAAGATCCAATTaaggttattattatatagtctTAGAACTTCATTCCAATGATTGTtaaaatgtattaatatttttcttcttgtaggAGGAAATGATGAGAGGCAAACCAGGATATGAGCATCTAAATGAACCACTTCATATCTTAGTCGAAGCAGAATTACCGATTGAAATAGTGGATGCACGTCTCATGCAAGCTCGTGAAATACTTGACGATCTTCTTACTCCTATGGTTTGTTTCATCAGccctttttccttttctcaccTGAAACAATTTAAATGGACGGTCCTAATTACTTGGTTTGTGTTGTNCAATGTAAGAATTATCATCTCTacatttgagattatgtgtgtatatatactatCTGGTCGGAATATAACTCTTAAGTTTTCGATATGACAGTTCAACTTTGTTGGTCGTCTTCTGGGTCCTAGAGGAAACTCCCTGAAGCGAGTTGAAGCAAGTACTGATTGCCGTGTTCTTATAAGAGGAAGAGGCAGTATAAAAGATCCAATTaaggttattattatatagtctTAGAACTTCATTCCAATGATTGTtaaaatgtattaatatttttcttcttgtaggAGGAAATGATGAGAGGCAAACCAGGATATGAGCATCTAAATGAACCACTTCATATCTTAGTCGAAGCAGAATTACCGATTGAAATAGTGGATGCACGTCTCATGCAAGCTCGTGAAATACTTGACGATCTTCTTACTCCTATGGTTTGTTTCATCAGccctttttccttttctcaccTGAAACAATTTAAATGGACGGTCCTAATTACTTGGTTTGTGTTGTAGGAGGAAACTCATGATCTTTACAAGAAACAGCAGCTGCGAGAGCTAGCATTGCTCAATGGAACTCTTCGTGACGAAGGATCTCCAATGTCTGGTTCTGTTTCTCCTTACAATAGCCTCGGTATGAAGAGAGCCAAGACAAGAGAAGCgtaagaaaatcaaatcaaagatcTTTGTTGTGATCACAAAAGGAATATGAAACCGATGCAATTCGACACAATAAAGGCAATATACCACTCTTGATGACACGGTACTGTCTCTCTTGTCCCTGGGGATAGAATTgttgtatatatgaattatgaatGTGTTTGTTTGTCTAGTTATCATTGTCCCGGAGAGAGATCAGATGACAAAATTTCTAAGGAGGTGACGAGTCTGTTGAGTGCTgagtctctgtctctctccaagactttgggtttgtttttgttttatgttgttttttttgtttgttggaaaGTTGGGTTTTCCAAGAGATTTCTTTCataagcttttatttatttattattttagcataaagaaaacattaaatcatgatggtttggtttgtgtctGGGTAATTCGTAATGATAGTAATCATATTATGTTTTTGGATACATAAACGTCAAAGTAAAGCTTGTTTCAAATATAATGTGTGGATTGTGTAAAGCAATTATGTTCTCAAGTATTTTTCACATGTTTATTGCTGAAATCGACATTCTTTGTTACATGTCAACTCTGTTTGCATAATTGACAGGCTACTACTGGATTAGTCAGTTAAGTCGGCAGAGGCTTAATATATTGTTCAAGTAAATCGGTTAGACTGTCTACCAATAATTCATTCGGTTTACTGATGAACCGTTTAGTTCAACGGTCTGTGCCTGGTCGCAATGCCAAAAGAAACTGGGAGCTATGAGATCGTAAATACTAGATACAACaattgataattgataaatcttcaaaacctaGTTTCTTGTGATGCAAGGTAGCTTTCTTTGTACGactattcaaaatttattatgtaCTGTACCTTTTATAATAGATGAAaagataatatttgaaatttctaATCCAATTTAGATGTTAACATCACACATGATAATTTACACTTCAAAAACACAAGTATATTAATATGCTGTGCTGATACGTACATACTAATATGTAAAGTGTCGATTACAACAAACTTAGTTCCTGTACATTTGAAGATGTAATGGCATTATACGTAGTAGAAGTAAGAAATTGTGTACTTGGTGAACTTTGTCTACTTCTTGGTTCACTTGACGTGGTCCgggtgagaaaaaaaaagtcaatctTGTGAATTGTGATACCGTGAACAGTCTTTCCCGTTAAGGTAATAGTAACATATCCAAATCTCTGCAATCTGAAAGATTCCAattctattttagtatttttacttTCCTctttcatcctttttttttttcttaacggaggttattggtttgagatttgaatagagttttaaagattttaaatgttatatacaatctcttgttattaaatcaagattttgttaaactttgttaaagtttagtgttattagtttgtgatttgtaaaaaagtCATTTAATGtcttaacaaatttggattattagatttagatttttgtaaagtcattaaaatttttatgttatttaattaaaacaaaagaatctaggattgtttatgaattcaattattatgttattggttcatgattttagacactttttttacaaaataaaatcttggaaagtatcacaaaaatacatggATTATTTGGATTACTTTAccagattttagaaaactaatcagcAAAATTTTCTAGTAATctttaataatatttcatttattcacttttaaatgattttgttgaatatTTTACCAATTTTCCTTTTGGGAAAGAGTCAAATTATACCAATTTTCCATAAGCAAGTAAAATATTGGGCCTTTAAAAGGCCCGATAACATAAGAATCTAGCTAAAGGCTACGTGGCAAAGCTTCACCGCTCGAATGAGGGAATCTATTTAAAGCCGTATCGATATGCCCTTCATCATCCATCTTCAAAACAACCCCTTGAGATTTCCGAAGATCACAAATATCCAAAACCCTAGAtcaacctaaaaacaaaaaggtaggTCAATCAAAAATATCGatttgattcatcatcatcatcatcgtctctcTTTAGGGTTTACCCAGAATCCTGATCTTGATCTCGCTGTTTGTTTTACCTTAGCGTCGATCCATGttattttgttctgttcttcGTGTTAATTTCTAGAATCTTCTCGTAATTATGAAGATTTAACCTTTTCTAGTCTGATCCGTGATTTTGCTTGATCCTGTTTCTGgaattgtttgatgattttgtctCTCTGTTTGATCTGAATCGGTACATCTCTGATCGGCTTGTTTAGTTTAAATTAGGATTGCATTATCCGTATGGTTTTGgagaatttttttggtttatttcttCATGCAGTGTTAtcctttaaataattaaaaaactttctcGTAATAAAGTCTCTTCCTTTAGGATTAGCTTTGTTCTTGCTCCTTATGCTATTACTGATTCTTTTATGTGTAGTGCTTTTTGCATCTGTTATACATGTAAAAGTTTGGTGATTTCTTTACTTAAtcatctgagtttttttttttttttttagcagcAGGAAGGACTTTTCAATGGCTTCCAAAAGAATTAACAAGGAGCTTAGGGACTTGCAAAGGGACCCTCCTGTTTCATGCAGTGCCGGTGAGTGTTTTAATCTGTGTTTTTGATGACCTAACTGTTTCAGGATAATGAATGGTATGAGttgtttttttatctctaaTGAATTGGTGATGTTGTTAGGTCCTATGGGAGATGATATGTTCCACTGGCAAGCAACTATCATGGGTCCAACAGATAGCCCTTTCACCGGAGGTGTTTTCCTTGTTTCCATTCACTTCCCACCAGATTACCCCTTCAAGCCACCAAAGGTAAAAActtgttattttgtttgtttgtttgttggagCTTGTTTTATTAGTTTATCATCCACCCTTGTGCTTAGAGCAAGTGTTCAGTCAAGTAATCgagtgttttatttatgatGTAGGTGTCCTTCCGTACCAAGGTTTATCACCCAAATATCAACAGTAATGGAAGTATCTGTCTTGATATTCTGAAAGAGCAGTGGAGCCCTGCACTTACCATATCCAAGGTGATCAATTTGTTTCactttcatacttttttttgcaTATCATTTAGTCTGTTTTCCGCAGCATCTATCTTCTCGTGCTCATGTCTTAGTTATGGTCATGTATTTATGCATTCTATCTGGTGTGGTTATCTGCTTTGACCAATCTGTCTTTCCATTGTTTATATGAACAAACAATAACCCATTTTGTTGGGCTATTAGTTGTGTCCTGGCTGTGAATCTGTGACATAATGTGTGgattttcattatatattaaataggGCCATTAGCGAGTTGCTTGAATATACTTTCTTTTAATTGCATGTAAGCTAAAGAACTAAAGTTGGTCTGCAATTTCCACAGGTTCTTCTGTCAATCTGCTCACTGCTGACAGATCCAAACCCTGATGATCCTCTGGTTCCGGAAATAGCTCACATCTATAAGACAGACCGAGTCAAGTACGAGGCCACTGCCAGATCCTGGACCCAGAAGTATGCAATGGGATGATAACTAGCAATAAGACCCACACCAGTACATTGCGCATTAAACAGtagaaataagagaaaaaaaactgagtttggcttttttttatattataatttggcTACTTTTTgcttattggttttttttatcgTTAAGCCGTGTGTTTGGTGTGTACATGAGCTTGATTATGCCTTATTTGAAACATTGAGATCTTGCAATGCTTTTTTAGCCAATAAATTGGCTATTATGATTAGTCCTTTGCTACTGTTATACGCACAAGTTTATGGATGACTAAAAAAAGTGCGCATAATAGTGATAGTGAAATGAGATTGGACCAACACCTTTTGGTGATCTTAACAGGTCTTTACGGTGTAAGATTCCtattggctctctctctctctaattgttTGTTCAACTAGAAAAGTCTAGAGACTTAAGAAAGTAAAATTAACAACTGAGTATGACTTGTTCCATTGGTAcggttttctcttcttttctactTATTGAGAATTTGGAACAAGTTATTAAAatggtttattgttttattatttatgaatttaGCTACTTTATTCAGTCTTTTTCATATGACAAAGATACATAATGTATTCAAATTGTAAAAGAATTTGGTGTAAGGCCACCATGACAATgaagtttaaaatttgaatagaCAAAAAAGTTGGATtcggttttaacttttaagtttgGTAGATCAAATTAATAAGACTTTAAGAAACAAATCTCtccatatataaaatatacctACATAACATCGATATGGTGAATTGTTGGTTCCCACAGAACCGTTCTTCCAGACCGATTTCTACTTCAATCTTGGTTGAAAGTAGTTCCAATCGTCCCCCTCTTTTCCCTCCTGACCCACCTGACCAATCTCCCCTCCCATCCCTTTCTGATTTCCCCCCTTCTTTTTCCTATCTCCCCCTCTTCAGCTTCTCTAACTTCTGCTCAAACTTCTGTTCAAACTTCTGTTCAAGCTGTACTCTTGGACTCTGAGAGAACTATTCTAGCTCTTCCTGCTCAGCACAAATCTACTCATGTGGTGGTGAATCCTCAGGTGCAAGCAATTCTCAACTCCTACTACAAAAATTTGGGTCTCAACCCTAGATCTGCGAATTCAGATATAAACCCTACTGTAGCAGATTGTAAATCAGTTGCCCAAACAGACGACTTATTGGATACTCCTCCACCGAAGGTAGTGCGTCGCTATATCACCAACTCGCATCCTCGTAATTCCTCATTGCCAAGCGGAGTGGCTCCGCATACTGCCATTGTTCCTCAGCCCTCAGGGGCCTTGGCTCGTGAGGAGCAAGCTGTTGTTGTTATCTCTTCCCAGGAGCAGATAGATATGACCCCTACTGTTGTTTCCTCTGCCTCTGCTATCCATGTTTTCTCCTTTCCTCCCGAACCTCTACAACCCCATCCCTCTCCTATTCCAGCTCCCGCTGCTCCTGCCAAACCTACTAACCGTCACATACCTCAAACCTCAGCCCGAAGTACCCAACCGAAAACTCTAGCTCATAAGCTAAGAATCACTGCGGATAGAACACTTACCAGGCTAGCTCCAGTTGAATTCTCTTCAGATGGGAAGCCTCGCGTTACTATCCCTGATTCTGTATTTCAAGAAGGTGCTGACATTCataaagattttataatttgtagGTTTAAGGGAAGGCTCCCTACCTACAAACACATTCAGAGTGTCATAAATCACATCTGGGGAAGAGGAAAAAGACTCGAGATCCACCTAAACCATGCAAACAATTCGATGTTGGTCCGTGTCCCGGATGAGTACCTGAGGAAAAAGAtccttgagaaaaaaaatgtggtaTATTGGTGAATGTATGTTTCTTGTGGCACAATGGGATTCACTGGGAGGTGAAAGTACTGAACTTGATGCAATCCCTATCTGGGCTCATCTTAAGGGTATGCCGTTTGATCTGATGCATCACAAAGGCATATGCTTTGTTGCTGGACTGGTTGGAGAGCCGAAGGAAATGGATGAGTTTACAAAGAACTTGGTCAGCTTATCTGTTGCTCACGTCAATATAGAGAGGAATCTCAACGAACATTTGCCTTCCTCAGTTGAAGTGGTCAGGGAGAGTGGCAAAGTTATCACTATTGAGGTTGAATACCCCTGGATTCCTCCAACGTGCTCCCACTGTGAAGAAATAGGTCATGTCATTCGGTTTTGCCCACTTGTGACACCCCCTTGGACTCAAGGGAAAGACACACAAGCTAAAAACTTATCGAACTTACCTGCTACAGTCAAGAAGGATAAAGTAAAGCTTGGTCCTGATTCCGTTTCTTTTTCTATGGAAGTTGGCTGTTCATCGGCTCCTTCCTCTACTCCTGAGATCCAGGTTGATCTGTATGGTTCAGGAtgtgcctctctctctcttctgtccCTCTGCCTTGTGTTCAAGTACCAGCTGATATCCATACTACTGTCCTGTCAAGCCCACCTAAACCTAAGCACTCCACCTTTCCCAAACAAGCCAAACCAAAACGTCAAACCACTCCGCCCCTACTGAAATAACTACTTGTAACCCCTATGAGGTGTTAGCTACCCCCAGTAGTTGCTCCTTGCCACTTAACCTTCCCAACCCGCCCCAAAACCTCACTCCTTCTTCTCACCCATCTCCTACCCCCTCTATTTCTACTACTCAACCCTCAGATATGGTGATAGACTCGATTGTGCATAACCTT
It encodes the following:
- the LOC104732815 gene encoding ubiquitin-conjugating enzyme E2 30, with the protein product MASKRINKELRDLQRDPPVSCSAGPMGDDMFHWQATIMGPTDSPFTGGVFLVSIHFPPDYPFKPPKVSFRTKVYHPNINSNGSICLDILKEQWSPALTISKVLLSICSLLTDPNPDDPLVPEIAHIYKTDRVKYEATARSWTQKYAMG